One Ictidomys tridecemlineatus isolate mIctTri1 unplaced genomic scaffold, mIctTri1.hap1 Scaffold_36, whole genome shotgun sequence DNA window includes the following coding sequences:
- the LOC144373344 gene encoding uncharacterized protein LOC144373344 encodes MPTPTPTPTPTPTLPLPYLAARKQPPQRGGGRTQNEAAAAGPRQRRQEREAAEVAPRPLAAPRPPGCQPHADPHADPHADPDPPSSLPRGKEAASTVRRRRQDRGSGGRNARPLKSPPTPLAATPTPTPTPTPTPTPTLPLPYLTARKQPPQRGGGRTQNEAAAAGPRQRRQDRGSGGRNARPLKSPPAPLAATPTPTPTLPLPYLAARRKQPPQRGGGGKTEAAAAGPKQRRQDRGGGGRTEAAAAGTRGR; translated from the coding sequence aTGCCGACCCCCACGCCGACCCCCACACCGACCccgaccctccctcttccttacctcgcGGCAAGGAAGCAGCCACCACAgcgaggcggcggcaggacccagaacgaggcggcggcggcaggaccgaggcagcggcggcaggaacgcgaggccgctgaagtcgccccccgccccctggctgccccccgcccccctggctgccagccccacgccgacccccacgctgacccccacgctgaccccgaccctccctcttccttacctcgcGGCAAGGAAGCAGCCTCCACAgtgaggcggcggcggcaggaccgaggCAGTGGCGGCAGGAACGCGAGGCCGCTGAAGtcgccccccacccccctggctgccacccccacGCCGACCCCCACGCCGACCCCCACACCGACCccgaccctccctcttccttacctcaCGGCAAGGAAGCAGCCGCCACAgcgaggcggcggcaggacccagaacgaggcggcggcggcaggaccgaggcagcggcggcaggaccgaggcagcggcggcaggaacgcgaggccgctgaagtcgccccccgcccccctggctgccacccccacgccgacccccaccctccctcttccttacctcgcagcaagaaggaagcagccgccacagcgaggcggcggcggcaagaccgaggcggcggcggcaggaccgaAGCAGCGGCGGCAGgaccgaggcggcggcggcaggaccgaggCAGCGGCGGCAGGAACTCGAGGCCGCTGa